A window from Mya arenaria isolate MELC-2E11 chromosome 9, ASM2691426v1 encodes these proteins:
- the LOC128203526 gene encoding acanthoscurrin-2-like, with protein sequence MGKIVGLLIASLVALQAFSDGYKWGYGYGGRMSRRYMGHGGHGGGMSGGGIYGGHYGGGGMFGGGGIGGGMYGGGGMGGGMHGGGGIGGGMYGGGGIGGGMYGGGGMGGGMYGGGGMGGGMYGGGGMGGGMMGGGGMGDGMMGGGGMAGGMMDGGMFGSYSGGGMGAGMSGGGGMGGGMGGGDMGGGMMGGGYGSYGMMGSMMGNGYTSSGWRCRCRKFCRWPERDFGRCRWCKWWNCRRMCCKRSK encoded by the exons ATGGGTAAGATCGTTGGTCTTCTGATTGCGTCCCTCGTAGCGCTCCAAGCCTTCAGCGATG GGTATAAATGGGGTTACGGGTACGGTGGCAGGATGTCTCGCAGATATATGG gTCATGGTGGACACGGTGGTGGCATGAGCGGTGGTGGGATCTATGGTGGGCATTACGGTGGTGGAGGCATGTTTGGAGGCGGCGGTATTGGTGGAGGCATGTATGGCGGCGGTGGTATGGGTGGAGGCATGCATGGAGGCGGTGGTATTGGTGGAGGCATGTATGGCGGCGGCGGTATCGGTGGGGGCATGTATGGAGGCGGCGGAATGGGTGGAGGCATGTATGGCGGCGGCGGAATGGGTGGAGGCATGTATGGCGGCGGTGGTATGGGCGGTGGCATGATGGGAGGCGGTGGTATGGGCGATGGCATGATGGGAGGCGGTGGTATGGCTGGGGGCATGATGGATGGTGGGATGTTTGGGAGCTATTCCGGTGGAGGCATGGGCGCGGGCATGTCTGGCGGTGGTGGTATGGGTGGTGGAATGGGAGGCGGCGACATGGGAGGCGGCATGATGGGAGGCGGATACGGAAGCTATGGTATGATGGGCTCAATGATGGGAAACGGGTATACTAGCTCGGGATGGCGATGCAGGTGCAGAAAGTTCTGCCGGTGGCCCGAGAGAGACTTTGGACGATGCCGATGGTGCAAGTGGTGGAATTGTAGGAGGATGTGCTGCAAGCGAAGCAAATAG